In Rhopalosiphum padi isolate XX-2018 chromosome 3, ASM2088224v1, whole genome shotgun sequence, the genomic stretch AAAACCGAACTAGAGGGATTCATaatgaatattcaaaatatgtcACCATTcagattcattttatttatgatctcaattttattttgttttgctgTCATAATTggtgttttatttatagtaccATGTGAATGGTCTAACTGTATTTCTCCAAAAAACATTAAGTTGATTTGGTCCGATTCTGTTTTCATTGAcataggtattttttatatcCTATATGTTGttcttatttaattgtatttcatataattcattaatatctaTGTATTACAGAGTTAAAAGGCAAACCAAGTACAATTGAGTTAAATCAAaaacttatacaattattatttatagtaagagGATCAATTCTCAACAGCCAAAATGTGCCGCCTAGAACAGAACGTTTACCATCAATTGGTGGGGGTCTTTTACAAATTGATGCAATTACTGGTAAAGAAATGTGGCGTAAACGATTAGATTCATTACCTGACACAATTGactgtacattattaaataatcagttcaaagaaaataaagaagtatattgtataatcggAGCATCTAATAGAAATATGTTAGCTGTTGTATCCAGCAGTAAAAATAAAGGtagttttatttagaatattaatattaatatactaaaatttgttgttattttattataagtgtagaagataaaattatgtaatctatttgttgaatttttattttaaaaaatgattttagaatTCAGCTGTGAAGTACATAAATTTAAGTAGGTTACTTAGTAGTTAGTAATGTCTgcataaaaatgatttagaCCCTAAACTAATTCTAGTGTTCTattttatagataggtacttaaattaatcgatacaataaaaaaataaaataaataataataaactttattcaaaatcatttatattataccatatgtaaattaattggaaagctgtaattttaaaaataatgcagaTATTGTAGTGAATTTTtctcaatgtattataataactaattcaaacaatttttttttttaaatttgaaaatagccattttgtagaactatttaattgaaatatagagaaaaaacaattttgaatgaaCGAAAGAAActcctatttaaaaaatatagcataatataatggtaaGATTGTATAACATTCACACTTTGATAACTAATTTGctaatttaatagattataaaaaacatacaacTTGTTGAAATTTTATGTaagctatttttatttatttttttgataatttctaTGTACTTagaaatagtaaattttattttattaaattaataaggtgaaataaaataaaaaataaaatattacctaatgttgaattaagttatttataaacttgAATTATATACCGAtagatttttaacattataggtAACATTAATGACAAATATCATTATGCCAATAACTTCATCAgagtataattactattattatttaggtacttttaaaaaatgttaggccaattataatttaaatataacatatttaaacattttttcttataagactataattgatttaaaccataatggagttaaaattaacttggATATAAATCATAAGTTTATAGTGAacatattgaacaatattataaaaaaaaatattaaatactatttcaaTGAGTAGTGCACCTATTCTTTATTATGAGTTGAATTATGTAGCATTATAGTTAccaaactatacaattttaccattatattatgctgtatttttttaaataaaagtttcttTTGTTCATTCTAAATTCAATTGACTTCAAAATTGCTTTTTCtctatatttcaaataaataattctgaaaaatgactatttttaaattttcaaaaaaaatttaagtggtttttgcatattttttttatttcagatcaCTGTAAAAGGTAGgctattaatcatatattatattaaggggcctcgtaactttaattttgtcagaACAATAAGTAGGTTGTCGTAAAATTTGTATactgaatttttattgttatcgagtTATTGACATGTGTATGGGGGTACTCCAGCAGGTACCCGCATCGCATTTTACttacactaataatcatttacaactaaCACATAGATCTCGGGCTGCTAAGACGAGATTATGAATTGCCTAAATGTTGTCCCTTAAATAATAACTGTAGCGAggcccctaaaaaaaaaaaactaaaatatttgcattatttttcaaattatagctACTGACTTtccaattaatttacatactgtaaaatataaaaaaccaaaaaaaaaaaaccattacatTGTTTCATAGGTGATCTCGTATGGAAAAAAAATCGACAAGAGTcaaatacaacaaaattaaataacatcaaTGATCTAGTTTATACGGAGTTTCCTGTTATAATACCCGATTGCAATTCTGATGGTGTCAATGAAATGGCTTTTGTGCACTATGAAAACAATATGCCTACATTAGATATTTTATCTGGAAAAAGTGGAAACAAAATGAGCAGTATACGCAATGATAATTGTACTAAAATGACCGATCTTATTTTAAACTATGATATGTCATTAGTCTATTTTTGCcgtaaaaatactgttttaggtatgtaaatttaaaaaatatagtttagagatatttacaaacatttttgtatacactaatatgtaataatatatacttatgtcttatatatTTAGATCCTTTAGAAACGATtccaattaaaacaatattaaattgctCTCGTGATTGGATACCAGATTCAGTTCACCAAACTAAACGAGAACATGATCAAATTGaagaaaatcaatatttttctacaCTTGGACCCTATAATCTTTGGATCaataataactactataattGTCCAACCAATTGTACAGCAATTGTGaatgtaacaaataattttaatgaaacagTTTGGTCTAAGAAAATTGATCGTTCATATATAATGAAGCCAGTGACATTTGAATTGCGCAATAATATATCTggatttgttataaaaatatggtcTTGGAATAATGAAACAATtgaggtaaattaattttttttataatttaaagtatgacaaattacaatttataattaccaTTTACCTTATCTTGCTAAATTATctgaaacataaataataaaatgagtaaTATGTTTTTAGTGAAAAGAATGTCCcataattttcaagttttaagaATACTGTAAGCagtatattattcaattcatTATTTAGACCTTAAAGCCTGACAAATTATGTTTACTTAGAATAATCatgtttcaattatataaaaaagtatcaGTTAATGTGgaaatttaaaaacctattttgattattaaagtgttttatatttacaccaatatttttttttaagaaaattcaagtttataaaaaattattccacATAATAACCTATACAAAAAGGAAGagctcatatattattacagggttagaatcttataattttaagaagGCATATTTTGCCAGACTTTTAATTAGATTGTATATtagtatctaatataaaaatagttttatccaAGAAGGATCATAGAAGGCAACAGTTGGTTAAGTtaggtaagaaaaaaaatagatagataAGAAACCAAACTGTTACTTTGAATTAtcgatttaattttcatttcaaatatgttttttttttaaatgtattcaaattattaaaatataaaattaatatacaattacaactttttttgtgtctgtgttatcaaaaaaataaatgttttattgcaCCGCCAAAATTTTACTTTGTTAATAGTGaatattttcatgaatattaaatgtttattaaaaatttattgaagTTTTTCGCATTTGAAATGTAACTTCTAGAACATAATTATTCTAGTATTATTAgcttatctaatatttttacataataaattttatgagaTAATACTTTTGTTTTTACTGAATTTCTAAATGGTTGAGGGTTGATAACttctaaataatagtttatctttcagatttttaaattgtatttatacttcaatatattaataaataatgtttgattatacatgtacaatgtataatgtatattgtactattagttggttttttgtttagttgaattgaattaatataataaattatacaattattttttgtttatgtgtATGTTGCAAATTCATATAGTGTGTTATgtcatatttaagttattaatttaattttttttaaagtagttttgcataaaaactaaaacaagaaaatacctacattaattttatatttcattagagaatagtagtaaataatatttttttaaaattattttttagaataaaataaagctCACTAACATTGAAAAGGTTGAATATATTCAAGAACAAGTTatagtaattacatataattcatCCAGATTAGAAGACTTCCACATTAAAAACATAAgttcaaacaaaattatacaagtatgtGAAAATGAGTCAAATTGTCAGCCAAAATtagaatatcaaaaatattcatgtaaGTATACTACTCGGAaagctatatttttatgtatagtaaaCAGGTATTTGTACtaaatcatacaatataaaataaaataaaactaacaaattttctttttaaaattataaaagataaacatttataatttagctttttaatcatttttttaatactatgtagtaaaagttaaaatctaataaatttataaatatataaatatatttaaaaaaaacaataaaataacttttattcacTATCAATAATTATCACATCTACTTCATCAGAATCTTTATCTTCATTTGAGTAACAGAcataaatttcttataaaataactgATATATAGGATGAATAAGTGGTAACAAATCAATGAGATCGTGTTTTTCCTTTTTGGTATAGAAATTGGTAGAAAGTATTTGACTATATTCCTTTTTTACTGTTTATCTGTTTATCTTTGTTTCTCAACTTTCCATGGTGACGAAGCGGTGTCCATTCAAATTCTTCATTATGTTCTAAAGatcttttaaaagaaatttggCTAAAATTATCGTCATATTTAAACCATTAAAACTTGTTCCAAACAAAGTTATGTTTTTATCAGTCATTTGTAAAACTAAATCGCCTTTtagcatttttgaaaaattgagaAAATCATTTTGATCCATTTCAATTGCTTTAAATTTGCCTCTGGAATAACATATAAGATTCAACCAATCATgtaaatgataattgataattaatcttactttttttttttttatctataatagaATGATTAGCATTACACATACACTCTATTCTGATATGTTCGGATATGAGAAACTTGTAATGTATAGTtctaatatttgattttgattgtaataaacatataaatattaaatatacttatttgtattattattatttttattagaatacaGAATAACAGTATCAATTGTATCGAGTAAATTTATGTGTTCTTTAAAAGCACAGGATGAAATTTCATTATACTTTCCTTCCATAGATAAAATGTGGTTGTTTTAGAACTgaagataattattatcataagtatagaaaatgataagttttatacttataaatgagTAATGTTTCTATTGTATAGAGCTATCtataaagataattataaattatgcattttagtAGTAaggaaataatattgatttatactaTCTAATAGTTAAAACTTTGATGTAtgggtatgtatttatattagaacttctgttttaaaatattcattctcTTTCATTAAATCATCAAGGTCAAGGTTTGAAAATCTTGTTTGCTTACATTTAGATGATCATCAATTATCATGGttgttaaatatatgtaatttctttttaaaatgtattacagaaaatgaattatgtattattgaagaaaaattttggtttttataatcatttaaagtataaacaatatttataattgataaaaataaaccttttataaattaattctattataaaaaaaaataataatgtttgaatctaaaattgcaattataacaatataatatactcttcttacgataattattaaattgtcaatGCTATTTTTATCTACTACATCATTTTTTTCACcgtaatattaatcaatttttcacttttttgtgatctaaaaaataattaaaacagtaaaattagtaaaatatttttataatattctgtataatagttatatttgtataaatataaaataaaataattaatactcaatACTTACTGTcaacatattgttattttaattgaagATGATTTCATCATTcaaacctattttaaaattaaaccattttattttactctgttaattatgtttttcgatgttatgttaaaaattacttaaaaagttttattgcgttaaaatgtatataattaacattaattataatacattctaGATGATAAATGAAAAGAGTAATATCGCTTGTTGTTCAATAAAAATCAAGCATTGACTTGATTcttattgactataatatatcaGTTATATCTAAATTAACGCAAAGTTAACTTCATAATTTATGATcacaaatagtaatataattttattgaaaaaatgtatatatgtacttaaattaaatataccataaataatattaaaatgatataattctTCAATACCAAGTCTCATAACTAAATGAAGAAAAGTGTTTGATTTCATCTGTTTTTACCAATAAATAGaccttttttatttgaaataaaattcatcaaaatctcAAAAGTTTGCTTAACTTCTTATGGTggaagatttattttattaaatgttgtataaaatatttttgtttatttttagtaaataaattctagaacataacaatataatgtttataattctaattaaaatatatcttactaaacatatttttaaataatctttcaattaaaattatataatataataataaaatttgattaggTAGATAATTTCAAACAAGTctcatcaaataatttactttaaaaatgatgaaaattgtttacttggctcatttaaatgtattatcaaaaaatatttttataaaaactttattaaccattttttttttgtatttagtaaATGTAATGGATATTGACAATGATGGTTACAGAGAATTGGTTTCTGTATTAGTTACATATCAATTTATCAATTCATTCAGCCAGTTCTATTTGAATGATAAACACTCACTACAGCTTATATCAAAAGTTAATGTTTATCAATTAGAAAATCAACTTATTGGAAATTTTGAAAATGGAATGTTTGTTTGAATCAGATTATTGTAAGAACTTAaactattaactaaaatatatgttccttaatttatgtaatataaataaaagagtTTAAAGGTAAACACTCATATGGCTGCTGTTTACTCTCCATTGAAAAATTGAGTTTTTCCCCAGTATATATTGGTTATTGGACTTTTGGTccttggtttttaaataataataattattaatgttttaaaaataataatataaagcttggaaatcaatttaattaaaaaaatataattataattaatttaaaggcAAATAACTCATATCTCATAAATAaacactttaaatatttaagttgtattttaagtatgttttatcatgataatatttaaattctgtttggtataattgtattttcccatctttaaaattaattggtaaaggcatatttattattttaatttttcttttatgaaCAAGGtgtgatgaattaaaaataagccCGTACGTTGCTTATTGATAAAACTtcaccttataataatatattaactgagCTGGTATAGTTagctattttaatgaataataattaaagggaTTCTGAATGTCGACTTTCTTTATCCTATCTCTTATTATAGATtaaagcatataattattacgattgaTTGGGATCGTGAGTACAGATTTATAAACGAAGGGTATAATGATTGGTGATGCACCTGAGTCTGCATGTCTCAATTGACTTGTCGTTGATGAGGATTTTACCTTtgtaatttgtgtaaatatatattaatataatttcttaccTTGTTGATGTTTTTGAACAGTTGTAGAATTTGTGaagagaatattaataatgttaattttcttgaaataattgcaaatataaTCTTAAGTTTTGAATAGAAAACTCTTTAATAATTCACAACAAGATATTGTAAGATTTGAAATAGAACAGAGTTAATTTAATAAGCGGTTATTTATGAGTGTGGTGAATTGAGACGGTGCGTATGAAAATGGCTAAAGTAAGCAGACTGGCTTGAATATTAAAAAGGGGGCTCTACTTATAGTATTGATCTTTGATACCTTGTTGTTccaaattaaattgttgttgtttattttgtataaatacatcaaaatatgtttttgtaatataatggcatttttacatgtatatatatgtatagttattatttattaatggttttgtacattttgaataatatcagGGTACATGGGTTCAGATATTTGCTAAGTGGTTTTttagtaataacatatttaatagtattatgatgATATCAAAACATGAAGCTGTGTGGCGCAATGATGTAGATATCATTACAAAGGTAATGaactaatattgaatttattcccaaacttaatattattttctttctatttaaataatattaccaattaaattaatttgaaaagctGGAAACTGTCCTTTTGCTTATAACTGTTAACATTCACAATAATGTtgcattatgtatattgttacaatattatattaaaaaaagaattatgtcTAATTTAAATACCACCCTTCAACTGTGCCTTGagttaaatacaattacaataacacaataacaaaaattaaaaatgcagtttgattttaaacaaattattcttAAGTTTATGTGGAGGTAGGGACTGttaatgtattagttttttttttatcatctgtATTGATATACTTTAATTGCATCATTccttataaaattttttctcaaatatagTGATGTTTGGTACGTTTTAATACTCAAGATTTAATGCTAGTATTCTGCATCTGCAGCTTTGTCTATGTTCAAATTATAGTTTTGGTTCACTTTCCACTAACAttcatatttagaaattataaaagagTATAAGCCTGATTCACACTAGTTCGGCAGCATTTTAACATACTATACATTGTTTCACAACCGGGCTTTCCTGattggtttaatttaaattttcgcgCATTTTcactatcaataataaaatataatattaagcctCGGTGTCTAGTatcaatatttagatataatttatatttaaccccccccccccaaaaaaaaaaaaaaaaaaattcatcagaaaaactaaaacttttttattatagtgcacatacatttacataaacttttaataatatttaataaaataatataccctaTCGgtgttttacattaattattaaattattttattatattacaaaggtactaaaaagtacatttattttattaattaagtaactatcgattaaaacaaattacatatatagtatatgacaTTAAATCATAACTAATTATAtcacagttaaaataaaataatattatatttttcattatagtccttatagatatgttaaaaaaagtgttgtatagttattgaaatataagttaattgttaaaaaatttaaaattatttaatgtacaataaaataaaaaaaatattatgtatttagttggtacggatattttttttaccgatTACCAACTAAAACTCAGTGGATAGCAAGAAGTTCTAATCCAAGTGcaacaaaaatattgtgttcaTAAGTATAGTTAGAAGTGTTAGGACCATAAGTGCAAATACCTATTGTTTGAAATATAGGGGAGGGGCTAATGGTTTGACAATAGTAAGTTTAGGGGATTTAGTTTACTAGTAAGTACTTAGGTACTTAATTCTATTGGGTATTGTTTTTAGTGagcttagaatttaaaatatttaaaggatgcatcacaattatttagtttattccgtatgtactattaatataagttaatacagaataaaatagttttatacagAATAATCTGTCTTCATAGCGAATAAAGCtcacatgtttttttatgactggttaatttcataatttatatttttttagagtatattaattatttatttatttattcatttattataatagtaaatatattttgtgtaaatatttacaataaatgtatttattacctaactttgtattgtgtatatctACATATTAAGTAGTAATGAGAGTATTAGGAGACACAGTTTCATCTAACTGTAGTTCTGGATTGCAGATAATTtggttcttatttactattaggtacctacctaaatgttaaaattatattatttaacacaatTAGTTACCTACACtaatacattattcaataacagtataattatatgtttgattgattaaatataaacattttagtgaAATTgtggtaaaattaattcaacaagCATAAATAACAAtggttcattttttttacataattgtgattaattttatgatttatttattattaaattagagtTTCCAATTGTTGTAATCCCGATACATATGAaccatatttattgtttaaattattcattaaagttACTTTACTTTTCATTGACACATTTATAGGTTCTTGTGTGATAACTTCGTTAACTTTAGACAAAGGTAATTGGTCTTCTTTAGATACACTATCATTTTTAGTATCAGGTAAGTTACCATAATcagtattgtaattaattttagtttttgatgtACTGGGAATAAGAGgttcaaaaaatgttaatggaAGTGAGTCATTACCATCAGctaaaatcaaaatagtatGCTTATCTGACGGCGACACCGGAGGAAAATTTACCGAGACCgcatcaaaatgtatataaattgcaCACTGATGAATGCAAAAAGATCCATATTTACCTTTGTGACATGAACATATGCCAACTTTTGTGTTTACTTCATATGATTCATCACTAGGCATTAGTATTGTATATTCAATTTCAGAgagttgattaatattttttggttctATATTGTTAGCTTTTTTTGACTGTacttaaagaaataattttgcTTTAGATGTTCTAGAATTTGCAAACTCTCTAAGTCTGcgacagtaataattatttaatactgtacAAACAAAATCTATTAACGCTATTATGTTATAAGCTTTGACTTTTGAAAGTACAACATCTTTAAAAATCTTAACAGTTATTtctgaataattatttgtttgatgACCTCTAACCGTTTCATTTCTCTATGCAAGACACCATTTAAATCTAATATGAAtccaaatatttattctaattattaaattccGAATCTTTAGCTATTGCGTATGCTTCTTCTGCCTTAGTTATTGTATCAGCATACAACACATTTTGAAAACTTTTCATAATATCTTTTCGTTTTTCTtgggatattttgtttttggctTCCCATAACCAACGCCAGACTGCTTGTAGTACATGAAATGTACAAAGTAAATGTTTACTATCAGGCCAGTTATGATTAATTGCATTCATTTCTGCTAAGGAATTGTCCGTCATAAAAATCTTTGGATATCCATTACATCCTAAACTATAATTACTGGATAAAGCTTCTTTTGCCCAATTGAATCCAGCTTTGTAGGATTCATATTTTTGTCCTaaggtaatacaatttaatattaactaacaGATTTGTATTAAAAGTAGGTAGGCATTTAGCTCTTGCACTTTGTAATTcagttatgaattataaataatgataaattaagtataatttatttatcattacaaGTATAcaggattattaatttttaagtactaataaaaaatgtaatcaattataATCAGAGGCATACATTGATATTAGATAAGATAGAGTGACTGCCAAACATAAAAACACAAAGGGGCAAGGTGAGTgggatttaaattcaaattttgccATACCTATTGTAAAAATTTGGATGCCTCTAAGACTactgagtataataatttatcgtgtTCATAcctttagtaataataatagctaacGGAACAGCTCCTGCAGGACAAGGAGCAAGCATTAATGTAATTGCATGGTTCTGCAGATCACATGCAGAAgttgtatctaaaaaaatgatCTCGCTAGATGTCCTAACCTTATGGGCTCTTTTTATCATAGGAGTCATTATCACTTCAGCAAATGAATCctctttaaatttaacaatcatGTCTTgcttttcacaaaatatttttttttctaagagtttctatcaaaaataaaaaaatattaaaccaatCTTATTGGACTGGTAAAATCATcaaattgtagtaaaaaaaaaaaatggtccaGTATTTTGATATTGTAGTTAGTAGTTTCTCTACtatcaacaatttaattatgaaataaaataaaaagtaataagagCCTATTGCCTATGTGATGCAAGCACTCCGTGCAATTTTTcctaacataacaatattattaaatgtattataattataaaattaattaacattttaaaatggtgaataaaataaacagatGGAAATAATcaagtacttaaaattaatatataatgcctATGTGGAAAAAGGTAGCaaacaaacttttatttttactatgtcAATAATACAATGTTTCTCGAAAAAAGAtctcaaaaagtattaaaatatatattatgaacagtCTAATTAACTTATCtaatgttcttttttttaaatgaatgtaAGAAAAAATAGGGTCACAAAATAGGTCACATCATAAAATAGGTAAAAGGTTTAGaactatcatttatttaattaagaacATTCTAAgcttataat encodes the following:
- the LOC132926947 gene encoding uncharacterized protein LOC132926947 isoform X1 translates to MTMYQPIKVKESIQLVTTPTNHPKSVLINSKKTELEGFIMNIQNMSPFRFILFMISILFCFAVIIGVLFIVPCEWSNCISPKNIKLIWSDSVFIDIELKGKPSTIELNQKLIQLLFIVRGSILNSQNVPPRTERLPSIGGGLLQIDAITGKEMWRKRLDSLPDTIDCTLLNNQFKENKEVYCIIGASNRNMLAVVSSSKNKGDLVWKKNRQESNTTKLNNINDLVYTEFPVIIPDCNSDGVNEMAFVHYENNMPTLDILSGKSGNKMSSIRNDNCTKMTDLILNYDMSLVYFCRKNTVLDPLETIPIKTILNCSRDWIPDSVHQTKREHDQIEENQYFSTLGPYNLWINNNYYNCPTNCTAIVNVTNNFNETVWSKKIDRSYIMKPVTFELRNNISGFVIKIWSWNNETIENKIKLTNIEKVEYIQEQVIVITYNSSRLEDFHIKNISSNKIIQVCENESNCQPKLEYQKYSLNVMDIDNDGYRELVSVLVTYQFINSFSQFYLNDKHSLQLISKVNVYQLENQLIGNFENGMFV
- the LOC132926947 gene encoding uncharacterized protein LOC132926947 isoform X2, producing MTMYQPIKVKVRGSILNSQNVPPRTERLPSIGGGLLQIDAITGKEMWRKRLDSLPDTIDCTLLNNQFKENKEVYCIIGASNRNMLAVVSSSKNKGDLVWKKNRQESNTTKLNNINDLVYTEFPVIIPDCNSDGVNEMAFVHYENNMPTLDILSGKSGNKMSSIRNDNCTKMTDLILNYDMSLVYFCRKNTVLDPLETIPIKTILNCSRDWIPDSVHQTKREHDQIEENQYFSTLGPYNLWINNNYYNCPTNCTAIVNVTNNFNETVWSKKIDRSYIMKPVTFELRNNISGFVIKIWSWNNETIENKIKLTNIEKVEYIQEQVIVITYNSSRLEDFHIKNISSNKIIQVCENESNCQPKLEYQKYSLNVMDIDNDGYRELVSVLVTYQFINSFSQFYLNDKHSLQLISKVNVYQLENQLIGNFENGMFV